A genomic region of Alligator mississippiensis isolate rAllMis1 chromosome 4, rAllMis1, whole genome shotgun sequence contains the following coding sequences:
- the NCKAP1 gene encoding nck-associated protein 1, whose translation MRTSFDKPDQMAALFKRLSSVDSVLKRMTIIGVILSFRSLAQEALRDVLSYHIPFLVSSIEDFKDHIPRETDMKVAMNVYELSSAAGLPCEIDPALVVALSSQKSENISPEEEYKIACLLMVFVAVSLPTLASNVMSQYSPAIEGHCNNIHCLAKAINQIAAALFTIHKGSIEDRLKEFLALASSSLLKIGQETDKTTTRNRESVYLLLDMIVQESPFLTMDLLESCFPYVLLRNAYHAVYKQSVTSSA comes from the exons ATGAGGACCAGCTTTGATAAACCGGACCAGATGGCGGCACTCTTTAAGAGATTATCGT CTGTTGACAGTGTTTTAAAGAGGATGACGATTATTGGTGTAATCTTGTCTTTTCGCTCACTGGCACAGGAAGCACTTAGAGAT GTCTTATCCTACCACATTCCTTTCCTTGTAAGTTCAATTGAAGATTTTAAGGATCACATTCCAAGAGAGACTGACATGAAG GTAGCAATGAATGTATATGAGCTGTCGTCAGCTGCTGGATTGCCATGTGAAATTGATCCTGCCTTGGTTGTAGCACTGTCTTCCCAAAAATCAG aaaatattAGTCCAGAAGAAGAATATAAAATCGCCTGCCTTCTGATGGTTTTTGTTGCAGTCTCCTTGCCAACTTTGGCCAGTAATGTGATGTCTCAATATAGTCCTGCCATAGAAG GACACTGCAACAACATACATTGTCTGGCAAAAGCAATCAACCAGATTGCTGCAGCTTTGTTTACCATCCACAAGGGAAGCATTGAAGATCGTCTTAAAGAATTTTTGGCT CTTGCATCATCTAGTCTACTGAAAATtggtcaggaaacagacaaaactACTACAAGGAACAGAGAATCTGTTTATTTACTGCTAGACATG ATTGTGCAGGAGTCTCCATTCCTGACAATGGATCTTTTGGAGTCTTGTTTTCCTTATGTCTTGCTGAGAAATGCATACCATGCTGTCTACAAGCAAAGTGTCACATCCTCTGCATAA